The genomic region CGTTTTGGCTCGCCTGCCAATCTTGGGCACGCAGAGCCAGCTTGTCGTATTCGATGGCAATCTTAAGAAGCCTATCTCTTAATTTGCCGTAAGCGAGTGCTTCCGCCTTCTTTCGCGTTGCTTCCGCACGGCCTCGCCAGTGATTGGGCTCGTAGAGTTTACTTTTTGGATTCATGGCGGTGAGCATGCAATTCTCAGATCAAAGAAATGCGACAACCGCGCTACGTACAATTACGTAACAGCGAGGCTCATCTCGTTAGCTACGCCACGGTACCATTCGCAGCCGCCGCACAGCAATACTGTGTGCACTGGTCCATCCGAACTCCCTCGCGCAGGCGTCGCTAAGACGGAATATGCACATTCCAAACATCTACAGGCGATTGGGCCCACAAAGGGGCTTGAATCGCTCGTTGCGTCAGATTGTACGATCCTAGACAAGTGAGGGCCACCTTCGACAATCTCGACGCTTCCTGACAGATAATGCGAACTGCGCGCCCGGGCCCATTTTCCGGTCGTCAGGTCATCTTGCGTTTGGCGCCAAATAACAACCACTGCACCACCGGCTTGAAAGGATATCATGAGTCAAAACCAACGACTCCGTTTGGCTTCGCTTCTCAATGCCAACTACCGCGCTATCGCTCTTGCTGTCGCAATGACAGCCGCAATCCCCGGACAGGTGAATGCGCGCGACCAAGCGCCGACCGCGGAGGAGAAGGAGGCTTGCATGGAGGACGTGTTCCGCCTGTGCAGCAGCCACATACCTGATCGTGCCGCCATTATGTCTTGTCTCCGATCAAAGCAAGCGAGCCTCAGCCAGCAGTGTCGCTACGTGATCTCCGTTCGAGATACTGGCAAGAAGAACAGTGACTCAAAGTGAGGGATCGCCGGCCGTGAGCGTGCCAGTTCACATTCAAAAATGGATCAAGCCTGTTCTTCCACCAAGGCAAGCGATCAAGCGCGGGCCGTCGAGAGTGGTACCAATCGGTCACAACTGACAGAAGCTCTGGCCCACAGTGCTTGTCCGGATAGGCGAATGCACAAATTACACTTCGATACGGTTCTAATCGCCAATAGGGGCGAGATAGCTGCACGAATCATCAAAACGCTGCGGAAGCTTGGACTCCGTTCTGCAATTGCCTACCACGAGGTAGACGCCCTGACCCCGGCCGTCTCCATGGCCGACTTGGCAATTCCGATCAGTGGCCGCACGCCGGTGGCGAGCTATTTGGACATTGCGCAGATCATAGCTGCCGCTCGCAAGGCGAACGCCGGGGCGCTGCATCCAGGATATGGATTGCTTTCCGAGAGTGCGGAGTTCGCCAGGGAGGTGATCAAGGCAGGCATTACCTTCATCGGGCCTGCTCCGGAAGCCATCGAACTCATGGGGGACAAGATCCGGGCCCGCAACTTCGTTCAGCGCAACGGCTTTCCAGTCCTTCCCTGCGCCATCGAAGAAGATGATCCGACGACATTCGTTTCGAGAGCGCAAGCTGTTGGATTTCCTTTGCTGGTTAAGCCGACGGGGGGCGGTGGGGGCAAGGGCATGCGAATTGTCCGCGACCCAAATGCATTGGAAGCAGCCATCGAGCAGGCGCGCAGTGAAGCGCGTTGCTACTTTGGAAATGGCCGACTTTATGTCGAACGATATCTCGAAATCCCGCGGCACATCGAAGTACAGGTGTTGGGTGACGCCTTCGGTAACCTAGTCCATCTCTTCGAGCGCGAGTGTTCAGTGCAGCGCCGCTTCCAGAAGATCATAGAAGAGACGCCCTCGCCCGCGTTATCACCACAATTGCGGACACGGATTTGCGAAGCCGCGGTCGGCATCGCCCGTGCGGCGCAATATCAAAATGCTGGAACGGTCGAGTTCATCCTCAGCGAAGGCGACTTCTACTTTCTCGAAATGAATACCCGCCTTCAAGTCGAGCATCCAGTGACCGAGATGGTCACTGGTGTCGACCTGATCGCCGAACAGGTTTATGCCGCAGCCGGCCGCGAACTTGCGCTTGCGCAATCCGATATTGCTTCGAACGGGCATGCGATCGAGCTCAGGCTGTACGCGGAGGCCCCCGAACGCGGATACGTTCCAACCACTGGCAAAGTACTTCTTCTCGAGTATCCGGACGGCGTACGGATCGACAGCGGCATCATGCGAGGTCAGCACATCACGGCGGCGTTCGATCCGATGCTTGCAAAGATTATCGTGCATGCCCCAAGCCGCATAGAGGCTGCTATGAAAGCCCATCGTGCGGTTCGAGAACTTGTTCTACTTGGGTGTGAGACCAATGCCAGCTTGCTCGCCCGGATCCTAGCTGACGAGGCATTTCTCGGCGGTCAGTTCCATACGGGATACCTTGAAGAAAACCCGCATCTTGCAACCGACAATTTTGCTACCGGATTGTCTGCGTTCCTGGCATCCGCCGCTCTCCTGACGAGACCGGTGCGTGCTTCCGCTGACGCCGTGCCCGAGCTTCACGCAGCATTTGGCAGCTGGAGAAATTGACGTGTATCACTCATTCGAGGTCGACCGCGTAGACCATAGGCTATGGCTTTCAACCAGCCAGCAGGGTTACCGGCTTCATTTGCGCGACCAAGTGATTGCCCCCGTCGCGTTCACGCATCACGGTGAGAGTAGTGGCATCCTGACCATTGCCGGGGAAAGCGAACCGGTCAGGTTTGCTATCGATGGCGACCTGATTCATCTGCATATACGCGGCAGAAGCCGCATTGTGCGCTACAATGACCCATTGCGAGCGCTCACTTCCGCGAATGACGAAACACGCCTGCTAATCGCCCGTGCGCCGATGCCTGGCGTAGTTGTTGCGACTACCGTTTCGCCTGGCCAATCAGTCTCGGCGGGAATGGCACTGATGATGATTGAGAGCATGAAGCTGCAGACGATCATACGCTCACCGCAGGACGGCATCGTCGATCGAATTCACGTCAAGGAAGGCGAAAGCTTCGAGCATGACGCTGAGCTGGTCACGCTCTCCGAAGAAGGGCGCTGAAATGCAGCGGATCGGTTCCGTAGCGGACGTTAACTCGCAAGCGTTTCGCCGCAACGATTGCCACAACAGACAGCTTGCGGCCGAATTGAAGGAACGGCAACGCGCTGCCCGCTTCCATCGGCCAGAACGGGATTTCGAGCGACTGCGTCGACAGAACAAACTGTTTGTTCGCGAACGGCTCGCAGCCTTGCTCGACCCGGAAACTCCGTTCCTAGAGCTTTCCACGCTGGCCGCCAACAAGGCGTATGATGGCGAGGTGCCCAGCGCCGCGCAGGTCGTCGGCATCGGCATTGTAGCGGGTCGGGAGGTGATTGTTCATGCCGACGATGCCAGCGTGAAAAGCGGTGCATGGTATCCGCTCTCAGTCAAGAAGATTGTGCGGGCCCTGGATATCGCCATCGAAAACCGTCTGCCGGTGGTTCATCTGTGCGACTGCGCGGGCGGGTTCCTGCCTTTGCAGGCAGAATTCTTTGCGGATCGCTACCACGCTGGTCGAATACTCCGGAATCAATCCATTCTCTCGAAGATGGGAGTGCCGCAGGTCGCCATCGTCATGGGCCACTGCACCGCGGCAGGGGCCTACGTCCCCGCGCTTAGTGAATACAACATTATGGTCGAAGGTACGGGGGCGATTTTTCTCGGCGGCCCCCCGGTCGTAAAGGCTGCCACCGGGGAACACGTGTCGGCCGAAGATTTGGGCGGCGCCCTCATGCATACCAACGTGTCGGGCACCAGTGATTACGTCGCAAGCTCTGAGATGCATGCAATTGCGATTGCCCGCGACGTCGTCGCTCGGTTCCGCCAACCGGCGAAAACTTGGATCGATCGAGTGGCTCCTGAGCCGCCCGCTTACAGTGCTTGCGAACTCTACGGTATCATTCCAAAGGATGCCCGAGCGCAGTTCGACATGCGAGAGATCATCGCTCGTCTGGTCGATGGCAGCCGATTTCATGAGTATCAGCCGCGTTATGGCACGTCACTTGTGTGTGGCTTTGCGCGGCTTCATGGATATCAAGTCGGGATCCTTGCCAACAATGGCGTGCTGTTCAGCGATAGCTCGCTGAAGGGTGCTCATTTCATCCAATTATGCGACAAGAATCGGACGCCCCTGCTCTTCCTGCAGAATGTCACGGGCTTCATGGTTGGCCGCGAATATGAGCGGCGTGGGATCACCAAGGACGGCGCTAAGCTGATCATGGCTGTGTCCGGAGCGTCCGTTCCAAAGTTTACGATTGTTTGCAATAGCTCGCACGGCGCGGGCACTTACGCTATGTCGGGACGCGCGTTTGATCCTCGATTTGTGTTCAGCTGGCCTAATTCTCAGATATCCGCGATGGGCGCTGAGCAGGCCGCAGGCGTTCTCACCCACGTCAAGGCACGACAGTTGGCTCGCGCGGGCGGACGCCTCTCCGAGCAGGAACTGGCAGCCATTCGAGAGCCAATTCTTGAAGAATATCACGAACGATCGAGCGCCTATTATGCGACCTCCGAAATCTGGGACGACGGCATCCTGGATCCTGTCGACACCAGAACCGCCCTCGCAATTGCATTGAGCGCTTCGCTCAATGCGCCGATCGATGCGCCGCAGTATGGCGTGTTCCGGCTGTAACGCAGGACCGAACACGAGATGCAGCTTGAGATAAACCACCTTGCGCAACCGTCAGCAGGTAGAGTTCGATGACAGCCAATCCGTGAAAGCAGTAGAGCATGGTGTACGTGACGTTCTGTGCACCTTCACCTGCAATCTGGCCGGCTACCTTCTGGTAGCCATAAGATCGGGCTTCGACCCCAAACAGGTAATGGAAGCCGGCTTCAACGCTCGACGACGCGGCGCGCGCAGGCCGAACGCTTCCGTGGACCGGATCGGAACACCGTGATCAAGAGACAGCCGCGGCAACCACCGGCGCGAGACATTTACGTTGGCGCTGGCGTCCACGCGCCTGCACTATTCTGATCGGCCGATGAGCTGTCCTGACAGCACCATAAGATGGAGAGCTTGACCCTCACGTAGCGTCAGGTTGTAGCCTCACCCAGGGGCCCGCGCCCAACCAACCGATACGCACGGGCCAATGAAGTATCAGCCGCCCAGGAGGCAGGCAGCTGCTTCGATGCACCAATGTCACGTCTCTTCAACGCCCCCCCCGTTGAACGGACGAGCCTCAGCTTTGGACAGGGATCGTGGAAAGTTCGATGGAAGCGCTCAAATCGATCATTGGCAAAGTTGCCAGCGGCGCCACTCTGACGCGTGAGGAAACCGCGTTAGCCTTCGACAGCATGATGTCGGGACACGCGACCCCATCGCAGATCGGCGGCTTGTTGATGGGAATGCGGGTTCGCGGCGAAACGGTCGAAGAAGTTACCGGTGCAGCCTCGGCGATTCGGGATAGAATGCCGCGGGTCGAGGCGGCATGCGATCCCATCGATATCACTGGCACGAGCGAAGGCCCCATGTGGTCGGTTAACGTGTCGACATGCGCCTCCTTTATTGTTGCCGGGGCCGGCGTTCCTGTTGTCAAGACCGCCAACCGCGATGTGTCCTCAGGTTCGTGTGCCGCAGACGTGTTGGCGCGCCTCGGCGTGAAGATCGACCTTGAGCCTGAGGCGGTTGCGCGTTGCGTGCACGAAGCTGGCATCGGCTTCATGTTTGCGGCGCCCCATTATCCGGCGATGCAGCGCGTTGGCCAGATTCGGACCGCACTTGGGACCCACACGATTTTCAATCTAATCGGACCTCTGTCCAATCCGGCCAGAGTCAAGCGGCAGATGATCGGAGTATTCTCTCGCGAATGGGTCCAGCCTTTGGCGTATGTATTGAAGAATCTTGGTGCGGAATCGGTATGGGTGGTTCATGGCTCGGACGGACTCGACGAAATTACCCTTACCGGCCAAACCTTTGTTGCAGCCCTAGAGGCGGGTACAATCCGCACCTTCGAAGTGACGCCGGAAGAAGCCGGTCTCCGCCGCTGCCGCAAAGAGGCGCTGGACGGCGGCGATGCCGACGCGCTCCAGGGCATGCTCGATGGTGCACCAAGTCGATTTCGCGACGCCGCGCTTTTGAATGCGGCGGCGGCTTTTATTGTAGCCGGCCGGGCCTCGACGCTGCAGGAAGGCGTTGCACTTGGGAGAGATTCGCTTCATCGCGGCGCCGCGGCCGCCCGACTGAAGCGACTGATCACGGTTTCCAATGCGTGACAGCCGAGTTGGTCGATGTTCCAACATTCTGATCAAGACCAATGCTCACAAGTGCGAAGGGACAGCAGGCGCAAACGCGC from Bradyrhizobium elkanii USDA 76 harbors:
- a CDS encoding acetyl-CoA carboxylase biotin carboxylase subunit, with translation MHKLHFDTVLIANRGEIAARIIKTLRKLGLRSAIAYHEVDALTPAVSMADLAIPISGRTPVASYLDIAQIIAAARKANAGALHPGYGLLSESAEFAREVIKAGITFIGPAPEAIELMGDKIRARNFVQRNGFPVLPCAIEEDDPTTFVSRAQAVGFPLLVKPTGGGGGKGMRIVRDPNALEAAIEQARSEARCYFGNGRLYVERYLEIPRHIEVQVLGDAFGNLVHLFERECSVQRRFQKIIEETPSPALSPQLRTRICEAAVGIARAAQYQNAGTVEFILSEGDFYFLEMNTRLQVEHPVTEMVTGVDLIAEQVYAAAGRELALAQSDIASNGHAIELRLYAEAPERGYVPTTGKVLLLEYPDGVRIDSGIMRGQHITAAFDPMLAKIIVHAPSRIEAAMKAHRAVRELVLLGCETNASLLARILADEAFLGGQFHTGYLEENPHLATDNFATGLSAFLASAALLTRPVRASADAVPELHAAFGSWRN
- a CDS encoding acetyl-CoA carboxylase biotin carboxyl carrier protein subunit — translated: MYHSFEVDRVDHRLWLSTSQQGYRLHLRDQVIAPVAFTHHGESSGILTIAGESEPVRFAIDGDLIHLHIRGRSRIVRYNDPLRALTSANDETRLLIARAPMPGVVVATTVSPGQSVSAGMALMMIESMKLQTIIRSPQDGIVDRIHVKEGESFEHDAELVTLSEEGR
- a CDS encoding acyl-CoA carboxylase subunit beta is translated as MQRIGSVADVNSQAFRRNDCHNRQLAAELKERQRAARFHRPERDFERLRRQNKLFVRERLAALLDPETPFLELSTLAANKAYDGEVPSAAQVVGIGIVAGREVIVHADDASVKSGAWYPLSVKKIVRALDIAIENRLPVVHLCDCAGGFLPLQAEFFADRYHAGRILRNQSILSKMGVPQVAIVMGHCTAAGAYVPALSEYNIMVEGTGAIFLGGPPVVKAATGEHVSAEDLGGALMHTNVSGTSDYVASSEMHAIAIARDVVARFRQPAKTWIDRVAPEPPAYSACELYGIIPKDARAQFDMREIIARLVDGSRFHEYQPRYGTSLVCGFARLHGYQVGILANNGVLFSDSSLKGAHFIQLCDKNRTPLLFLQNVTGFMVGREYERRGITKDGAKLIMAVSGASVPKFTIVCNSSHGAGTYAMSGRAFDPRFVFSWPNSQISAMGAEQAAGVLTHVKARQLARAGGRLSEQELAAIREPILEEYHERSSAYYATSEIWDDGILDPVDTRTALAIALSASLNAPIDAPQYGVFRL
- the trpD gene encoding anthranilate phosphoribosyltransferase gives rise to the protein MEALKSIIGKVASGATLTREETALAFDSMMSGHATPSQIGGLLMGMRVRGETVEEVTGAASAIRDRMPRVEAACDPIDITGTSEGPMWSVNVSTCASFIVAGAGVPVVKTANRDVSSGSCAADVLARLGVKIDLEPEAVARCVHEAGIGFMFAAPHYPAMQRVGQIRTALGTHTIFNLIGPLSNPARVKRQMIGVFSREWVQPLAYVLKNLGAESVWVVHGSDGLDEITLTGQTFVAALEAGTIRTFEVTPEEAGLRRCRKEALDGGDADALQGMLDGAPSRFRDAALLNAAAAFIVAGRASTLQEGVALGRDSLHRGAAAARLKRLITVSNA